One window of the Amia ocellicauda isolate fAmiCal2 chromosome 18, fAmiCal2.hap1, whole genome shotgun sequence genome contains the following:
- the svbp gene encoding small vasohibin-binding protein, whose product MEPACRKDKQKQKETPNRADKARQRSAQQELKQRQRAEIYALNKVMTELEQQQFEAFCKQMQSQAE is encoded by the exons ATGGAGCCGGCCTGCCGAAAAGACAAACAGAAGCAGAAGGAGACGCCGAACCGAGCGGACAAGGCCCGGCAGAGATCCGCTCAGCAGGAGCTGAAGCAGCGGCAGAGAGCGGAG ATCTACGCCCTGAACAAGGTGATGACAGAACTGGAGCAGCAGCAGTTCGAAGCCTTCTGCAAGCAGATGCAATCGCAGGCAGAGTGA